GAAAGACCACGGATGAGACAAGATCGGGGCGGCGGTTGTACTGGAGGGAGAGGATCAGGGAGTTCACCGCGGCCGGGGTACTCGCCTCCACGATGAGGACGGCACGGAGGAGACCGTGAATTCCCAACGCCGTGGCGAACCCGAACGCAAGGAGCGGCGGAACGATCAGCTTGGCCGCGGTGAGGGGGATCGCCTCCCGCCACAGGCCGCGCAACTGTACCTGCCCGAGCTGAATCCCAAGGAGGAGAAGCTGGACCGGGATCGCCGCCTGGGCGAGGAGCTCAATCGGTTCTCCCACCGGCAGCGGGAGCTCGGTCCCGGTTCCGCGCAGGAGGAGGGCGAGCCCAAACGCGTAGATCCACGGGACCTTCAGCAGGTTCACCGGAAGGCGCCAGAGCGGCATCCCCTTCCGCCACGACGCCGTCGCCACTCCAAACGTGATCTGAAACGCCATGTGGCCGAGGATGTACAGCAGCCCGAGCGCGAACCCCTGTTCTCCGAACGCGAACAGCAGGATCGGGAGCCCGTAGTTTCCGGTGTTGCTCAGAGACAGGGTGAGGACCGCCGCCGTCCGCGTCTCCCGATCGAGGTGAGCGGCGCGGGAACCGAGGTGGGCGAGCCCGAACAGGGTCCCGTGGACGAGGAAGACGAACAGGAGGACGGTGGCGAGCTCCCCGCCGGAAACCGGGCGGGTGTACAGGGCGTGGAAGATGAGGGACGGGGTGAGGATGTAGAACACGAGCTTGGTGAGGATCGCCGGGTCGCGGTTCACCAATCGACCGAAGAGGAACCCTCCCCCGGCGATGAGGAGGACGGGGAGGAGGACGTTCAGGAAGACCATCTCACCCCCTGCAGAACTCCCGCATCCGCTCCACGTACCGGCACGGGAGCTTGACCTTTCCCAACTGTTCTTTAACCGAATCGGGACCGTGGTCGTCCGATCCCCCGGTGAGGAGGAACCCATACTTCTCCGCCATGGCGCGGATCTCCTCCGGGGGGATGGACAGGGGGCGGGAGACGTCCTGGTACGGGTAGAAGACCTCGACCCCGTCCACCCCCTCCCCCTTGACCTGGGAGAGGAAATCTCCCCAGTCGGGGACGTCCATCAGGCAGGGATGGGGGATCGAGGTGAGGCCGCCTGCTCCGTGCACCGCGGCGGCCACCTCGCGGAAGTTTGGTTTCCTGATCGGGACGTAGCACGGCTTGTCGCTCCCGATCAGGGTGTCGAACGCCTCCCGCGTGGTGGTGACGATCCCCTTCTGCACCAGAATCCTGGCGAGGTGTGGCCTCCCGATGCTCCCGGCGGCGAGCCTTCGCACCTCGTCGATCTCTATCCTCGCCCCGGTCACCTCGCGGCAGCGGGCGACCATCTCCTCCATCCGGGCGTCCCGCGCCCGTCGCATGCGGGAGAACAGCTCCACGAGCGCGGCGGCGCGGGGATCGATGAAGTATCCGAGGAGCTCGCCGCGGATCCCGTCGAAATCGACCTTGAACTCCGCCCCGGTGATCACCTCGATTCCGTTGCGAAACTGAGTCGGGCGCGTGAGCTCAGGCGAGATCGTATCGTGATCGGTCACCGCGATGATGGAGAGCCCGACCGCGGCGGCGCGGGTGACGAGCCGGTCGATCGTCTGCGTCCCGTCCGAGGCGGTGGTGTGAAGATGGAGGTCGGCGTAGCACGCCTTCATGTGAACCTCGTTTCCAGTTCCCGTACGATCTTGGCCGCGGCGTTCCCGTCACCGTAGGGATTCCTTGCTTCACGCATCCGGGCGGAGGCGGCGGGATCGGACAGGATCTCTTCCGCTGCCGCGACGATCCGCTCCGGGTCGGTCCC
This window of the Candidatus Bipolaricaulota bacterium genome carries:
- a CDS encoding AEC family transporter translates to MVFLNVLLPVLLIAGGGFLFGRLVNRDPAILTKLVFYILTPSLIFHALYTRPVSGGELATVLLFVFLVHGTLFGLAHLGSRAAHLDRETRTAAVLTLSLSNTGNYGLPILLFAFGEQGFALGLLYILGHMAFQITFGVATASWRKGMPLWRLPVNLLKVPWIYAFGLALLLRGTGTELPLPVGEPIELLAQAAIPVQLLLLGIQLGQVQLRGLWREAIPLTAAKLIVPPLLAFGFATALGIHGLLRAVLIVEASTPAAVNSLILSLQYNRRPDLVSSVVFLTTVGNIATMGALLSFL
- a CDS encoding PHP domain-containing protein; the encoded protein is MKACYADLHLHTTASDGTQTIDRLVTRAAAVGLSIIAVTDHDTISPELTRPTQFRNGIEVITGAEFKVDFDGIRGELLGYFIDPRAAALVELFSRMRRARDARMEEMVARCREVTGARIEIDEVRRLAAGSIGRPHLARILVQKGIVTTTREAFDTLIGSDKPCYVPIRKPNFREVAAAVHGAGGLTSIPHPCLMDVPDWGDFLSQVKGEGVDGVEVFYPYQDVSRPLSIPPEEIRAMAEKYGFLLTGGSDDHGPDSVKEQLGKVKLPCRYVERMREFCRG